The genomic window CTGCCTGTGAGGATCGCCCCGAAGCTGGGTGACTTGTGGctgctgggggtgcggggggtgcaggTTTGTGTTGTGGGGTTACGTCTGGAGGAAAACGTGGTGCAGTGAAGGGCTGCGGTTCAGGAAAAGCTCTCCTTGTCCTTTTGGAtgcttttaaaaacctttttgtaAAACTGACTCTTCCTCCTGAAATCTCCAGCTCTTCTTCCACGATGTTGGAGCTGGTGACTTGAATGAGGCTGAGTTTTAGCTGCTTGGACATGTGCCTGAGCCAGGAGGATGTGGGGAGGTGGCAGGGGACAGTGACTGTGGCCCTGCAGAAGCCCCCAGGCAGATGGGGTGCTGCTGGTCAACAAAAGTAAAAGTTTGAAATGGGAGAATTTCTCTCCACTTAATTAATCACCAGTTAACCGAAACCTCTAAGTATTGATTGCAGTAGTGAGGAATAACAGTGAGTAAACACACTCGGAGAAACACACCTCTGACCCGCTCCCTGTGGGTGCCACGTGTCCCCGGGGCAGGGAACAACAGCCACCACGGGGTCAACTCCTCCTGCCTCCTACCTGGTCCCTCTGGCAGGGGCTGCTCAACCTCCCCGGCCCTTTTCAGTTGTCCTTGTCCCAGGTCAGCCctggcccttcctcctgccctgaCGGGCTGTGTGGTTTCCTGCCCTTAAATACGTTTTGGTGGAGGTGCTGGATGCCTCTGTCATGGGGTTTAGGTGTGTGGGTCGGTTTTGCCTGGTGGAATTTCATGGAATGCAAAGATGAAATTTCCTAAAGCCCTGGGGAAAAATTTCCTACAAAGCAAAAGGGAAATCTCCTGGAAACCAATAGAGGAATTCCTGGGAAACAAAGGGAATCTATCCTAGAAAGCTACAGTGAAATATCCTAGAAAATGAAGGGGAAATTTACTTCAAGACAATGTAGGAATTGCCTTGAGAGCACTAGTAGGAATTCCTCAAAAGCAAAGGGGGAAATATTCTGGAAACCTGTAGAAAGCAAGAGGACAACTTCCTAGAAGGCCATAGTGGGAATAGCCTAgaaatcaaaggaagaaaattcctaGAAAGGAGGGAGGAAATTTCTTCAAATATCAGGGAAACTCCTGAAAAGCAGAAGTGACATTTCTTAAGAACATAGCAGTGATACTTCTTAAGTGGGAAATTTCCAGAAAGCAAAGGAGGAAGTGctggaaagcaaaagggaaatttCCTGGACAGGAAGAATGAGATTTcccaggaaataatttcttgcttcCCCAGGAGCAAGTCATGGGGAAATCTCCTAGAAAACAATAGAGGTCCTCTAAGCAGAGAGAAAATTCTTAGAAAGTAATAGGGAACTCCACAAAATTTTCCAGGAAGCAAGGATGAAATTTGGAAagcaacaggaggaaaaacaTCCTGCAAAGTGACAGGCAGATTTCCTGGAAGGAAAGGGGAAGTTTCCTGGGAAACAGGGTAATGTCCTAGAAAACCATGCAGGAGTTCCTAGTAAGCAGTAGGGAGAAGTTCCTACTCCCCTTCCTGGAAAGAAGGGGAAATTTCCTTGAAAGGCCAAAATCCAGATGACCATGGTTCTGCTCCGTGGGTAATAAATTTGTAAAACTCCTGCAAATCTCGGGGGGTTTTGGATTGTTTTATCGCTCCCGGCAGATCTTAAAGGGGCTCAAGAAAGAGCAGTGAGGGCGAGTGCTTGGGCCACAGGTGACCTGCTTCATACCATGGTTGTTTACTAATTTTCCTTTAATTCAAAACCCCACCTCACCTGCACTGCAGGGCTCTGAGGCACAGGGGGACCGTTCCCTGTCGTGGGCGGCCATGCCTGGGACCAGCGTTACTGGAACCCAGCCGGGTGCTGCTTCCCCCTCCTGGGGTGGGGGTCCTGCTGCCACCGGGCTGATGGGTGACTCCAGGGttgattttcctccttttcttttgtttttttcttcataaaaccGTTGTGCTGCCAcgctgggcagcagcactggtgATGCTCGTGGTGCCTGTTTCCCAGGCCAAGCACTGCCCAGATCCCACCAAGGCATCCAAAGTGGGTGCccgcagctcccagctcctctctGGGGAGCAACACTTCAACTTGTGAGGCCAGGAGCAGGCGTGGGGCCAGGAGCAGCGCCAGGCCTCCGGGAACTCCTTGGATTTACGGGAAAAGGGAGTGTTGGGAAAACCTGCTCCTGGATGGGGTGAGCCTACTGCCCTGTGCTGgatttgcttttatatttaagTTCTTTCAGAGCATGCCCTTAGCATGGAAATGAAGGCAGCCTGAAAGAAGAAGGATTAAAGAAGGactcagcagggacagggaagggatctgagccctgggctcggcactggtgaggccgcccctcgattcctgggttcagttttgggcccctcaccccaaaaaggccattgaatgactcgagcgtggccagagaagggcaacggagctggggcagggtctggagcacaggtctgctggggagcggctgggggaactgggggggttcagtctggagaagaggaggctgaggggagacctcctggccctctgcagctccctgccaggagggggcagagaggggggatgagtctctggagccaaggccccagcgccaggccccgagggaatggcctcaagctgcccagggcagggtcaggctggctctgaggaaggatttctgtgcagaaggggctgttgggcgttggaatgggctgcccagggcaggggggggagtccccgggatccctggaggggttggagagttgggctgacccagcgctgagggatctggtggcgttgggaagggtcagggtgagggtcatggttggactggaggagctgcaagggcttttccaaccgaggtggTTGtgtgattttgtgaaataaatataataaataaatggaaaggcAGGGGAGTTTCCAGCCCTGAGGCTGAGCCCTGCACAGCTGGTGCACCCTGGAAAGCCCCAGTGGTGGAGTGTGCAGCTTTCGGGCCGAGCCGGAGCCTTTTGGGGTGTCCCTGGCGCCCCCCTGCCCTttgctgggctcagctctgccttgGGGAGCTTTGGGGTGCAGCTGCCCCGCACCAGCACCTCTGGGGCTACAACAGCCcctggggagcagccccagaggGGGGTCACGGGCGTTTCAGCCCCCCAGctcagggcctgatcctgcccgtCGCCCACCAAGGTCTGTGCCCGTCGCTAGGGCAGGGCAGGGCTTACATCTGgggtatttattttaattagcgttcatgggggggtgcagggctccGCAGCCAGCATCCCCGGGGGGCCGGACCAGGAGCATCccccagcgcgggggggggggggccgggacgggcccgggggaggcggccgcCGGCGACACTTTCACTTTCAGCAGGGTCACGTGGTTTCCAGAAagccgggcgcgggcggcgggaaGCGCATAAAAGGGCCGGGCGGGCGATGGCCgcgccccgagcccggctcagcccccggccccgggcacCCCGCGGCACCATGGCAGCGGCGCAGAGCGAGGGGTaagcggcccccggcccccccccccgcccccccctccccgccgccggccccggggggccCCGGTCCCTTCCCCCGGTGACGGCCCCGCGCCCGCAGGGAGGCCCCAAAGCTGCGGTTCGGGCCCTGGCTGGTGAGCGCCGTCAGCAGCGGGATCTACCGGGGGCTCTGCTGGACCGACCCCTCCCGCAGCGCCTTCCGCGTCCCCTGGAAGCACAACGCCAGGAAGGACATCACCAGCAGCGACCTGGAGGTCTTCAAGGTGGGTGGGACGGGGGGGTGTCACCAACAGTAACTGGAGGTCTTCAAGGTCGGTTGGGTGGGGATCACCAGTAGCAACTGGAGGTTGTCAAAGTGGGTGGGATGAGGGGGGTCACCAAGAGTGACCTGGAGGTCTTCAAGGTGGGCGGGATTGGGaactgggacacacacacacacacccccccacacaccccccccccacggGATGGGACTGGAGCACCAGGAATCTGCAGCCTCCGCGCACATGGAGCCAGGGTCCCCATCCTgaccccccgccccccaggcCTGGGCGCAGGCGAGCGGGCGCTACGAGGCGTGTCCCGAGGACCCGGCCAAGTGGAAAACCAACTTCCGCTGCGCCCTGAGGAGCACCCGCATGTTCGTGCTGCTGGACGACCGCTCCAAGTGTGGCGACGACCCACACAAGGTCTTCGCCATTGCCCCGGGTGAGCCTGGCCCCGTGGCGGCGGGATgagggggggcagtggggggggggtgcagcAGGCGATCTCGGGGCGCCCCGCTCACCCTTCTCTGCTTCCAGACGCCCTCTGTCACGGCGAGGAGGGGGGTTTCACCAGCCCTGGTCCGGCGGTGGACCGGCAGCCGCAGGTAACGGGGTGGGCACGGCCGGCTGGGGGGGCCCCCACTGCCACTGCTCAGGCATTGCACCCCCGTGTCCTTGGGGGGCTCCCAAGCTGAAGCCCAGCACCCGGCCAAAACATGGGACAGGGGGAGGCTGGGTCCCCCCCATCCACAGTGgcaagaccccccccccccacgccgctTCCCTTTGCAGCTGCAGCTCGAACCCCGAGATGTGGCCCCAGAAGTTGCTCCCCCAGGTAGGTGCTAGTCCCCcgtttgtgtttttattttgggaGGGGGCACTCTGGTAGGCTCAGctggggctggttttggggttgtGAGACCTCCCACCTGCTGTGCCCCCCCGCAGGCAGCACGGTACCCCCCCAGTCCCCGACGCTGGAGGACCTGGAGGCGCTGCAGTGGGTGCTGCAGCAGTGTGACATCTCCCCCCGCGACCTCGGTCCCTCGGACCCATCCTGGGCGCCTGCAGGTGAGACCGGCCACGCTCACAGGGTGCCGGGGGGGTGACCCCACGCGGGGGTGACCCCAACCCCTTCCCACGGGCGATTTCTCTGCAGGGGACACCCACCACCAGGACACCTTGCTCCAGCCTCACCCAGAGCCCAGACTAAACAGCTGCCTCCCCCCGTCGGCGTTCCAGCAATGGGTACCCGCAGCGGAGCAGCCCCCCTTGGGTGCCTACGGTCCCCTGGACCCCGTGCTGCTGGGGGAGCaaggtgggtgctgtggggtgggacCAGCCCTGAGTGTGGGAATGCTGTAATGGTGGGGGAAGAGGCCGGGGTGCTGCCACCTGCCCCCCCTGCTCTGTGCCaaagcaccccccaccccactgcaCCCTGAATCGCGATGCTGACATTGCCTGTCTGCTGCCGTAGGGGCCGTGGCAGGGCCGTGTCCCCCGCCGGAGGTCACAGCCCTCGTGGCGTCCCCAGGGGAGGCGATGCTCTTTACCCCCGCTGCCAGCCCGCCACCGCCGCCGGTGGAGGAGAACACAGGTGAGggttattatttattaatagccacagaatcacagaatccttccggttggaaaagccccctgggatcatcgagtccaaccctcagcccgactctacaaagttctcccctaccccacatccccccacagctcatcccaacggcccttaaacacccccagggatggggactcccccctccctgggcagcctgttccactctctgaccactctttctgggaaagattttttcctcatgcccagcctgaccctcccctgttgcagtttaaagccgttccctcttgttctgtccctgatcccctgggagcagagcccagccccagcctctctgcaatgtcctgtcaggagctgcagagagggatgag from Athene noctua chromosome 14, bAthNoc1.hap1.1, whole genome shotgun sequence includes these protein-coding regions:
- the IRF7 gene encoding interferon regulatory factor 7; its protein translation is MAAPRARLSPRPRAPRGTMAAAQSEGEAPKLRFGPWLVSAVSSGIYRGLCWTDPSRSAFRVPWKHNARKDITSSDLEVFKAWAQASGRYEACPEDPAKWKTNFRCALRSTRMFVLLDDRSKCGDDPHKVFAIAPDALCHGEEGGFTSPGPAVDRQPQLQLEPRDVAPEVAPPGSTVPPQSPTLEDLEALQWVLQQCDISPRDLGPSDPSWAPAGDTHHQDTLLQPHPEPRLNSCLPPSAFQQWVPAAEQPPLGAYGPLDPVLLGEQGAVAGPCPPPEVTALVASPGEAMLFTPAASPPPPPVEENTDGIIPILDVSIYYRGKLFHQEEVEGRHCLLAYEPSDPAVAERPGRLVRFPSPDEMADSKQRHFTEKLLGSAGLQLEQRARKLFATRLKKCKVFWALSQQLEAVGGPPPNLLFRDQETPIFDFNEFCTELRDFRNSQRQRSPDFTIYLCFGQSFAKAKPKESKLILVKLVPKFCEYWYEQVLREGASSLDSGTVSLQLSDSFSLFELIEQYNMQVD